The genomic region GAACCTCTGCGGCAAATCACGGCTAATACCATCAACCCAATGGGTATCAACCAGCGCACCCCGCCGGTAGGTACTGTACCGTTGGGTAAGCTGGATTATTACGATCATATTCCGAAAGATAGCGTGGAGCAAGCTTCGCGTCGTATGAAGAATCCTCTGCCCTACACACAGGAAAATCTTTTGGAAGGCCAGACACTCTATGCCCGTAACTGCCAACATTGCCATGGCGAACAAGGCGATGGACAAGGGCCTGTAGGGCAAAAGTTCAAGGGTGTACCTAATTATTCTGCTGGAGCCTACAAGACAATGAACGATGGTCATATCTACCATGTCATTGAATGGGGTAAGGGCCGTATGATGCCACACGGTTCACAGGTTAATCCTGAGGAACGTTGGAAGATTTCTATGTATGTGCGCGCCTTGCAACTTGGCGAGGGCTCAGAAGGCTTAGCTAAAATGGTAAAGGTAGGTCCAACGAGTACTACCGCTGACTCAACAGAAACTTCTGATTCGTCTACTCAGGCTCCTGTAGGAGAAGCTCAGGCTGGTACTGGTTCAGCTACTCCCGGACAGGGAAATACAAAGGCAACTAACGGAACGGCGAACTAAGGCACTATGGCAACACTGACGCACCATGAAAGCGCCACGGCTGAACACCTGGAACTTTCGTCTAATACCCGTAAAAAGTTTATTTGGCTAATTTTAGCTGGCATTGTTCTATTTATTGTCGGGGTGGCTTTAGCTTTCTTCGGCGGATCTGAACATGCAGCTGGACATGAGGCGGCTAGTCATGCTAGCGCGCATCATGGTAGCCCGATATGGATCAAACGCATTCTCATAAGCGTGTGGCACAGCAATATTTTCTTCCTTGGCTTATCTGTTGTAGGTACTGTCTGGGTAGCAATTAATACTGTCGCTTATGCTGGTTGGTCAATTGCTATCCGACGCGTACCAGAAGCAACTAGCGCTTGGATTTTGCCTGGTGGCGTTATTTTGATTGTTGTTTTTCTGCTGAACCTATGGCATAGCGATATCTTCCACTGGACAACCCCAGGTATTATGACTCCTGGAAGCGAGAGCTATGATAAGATCATTGCTGGGAAAAGCGGCTTTCTAAGTGTACCCTTCTACTTGATTCGTACGGTATCATACCTTGTAATCTGGTGGGTTTTCACTGAGCGCTTACGCAAGTTGTCACTAGAAGAAGATCTAAACGGTGGAACTTACTACTTCCACCAAAGCATCAAAACAGCCGCTCTGTTTCTTGTGCTGTTTGCTGTAACAGAATCAATGTCGGCATGGGACTGGGTTATGTCAATTGACACACACTGGTATAGCACTATGTTTGGCTGGTATGTTTTTGCTAGCTGGTGGGTATCAGGTATTGCTGCTATTACGCTTTGCACCATTTTTCTGAAGCAAGCTGGGTACCTGCGTTTTGTAAATTCCAGTCACTTACACGATTTGGGGAAATTTATGTTCGGTTTCAGCATCTTCTGGACATACGTATGGTTCTCTCAATTCATGCTGATTTGGTACGCTAATATTCCAGAAGAATCAGTGTATTTCAACCAGCGTCTCGGCGGTTTCGATAACGCTTATACTGGCCTGTTCTTCTTTAATCTAATCATCAACTTCGCTTTCCCTTTCTTAGTGTTGATGACTCGCGATGCAAAACGGCAAATGATTATGCTGAAGATTGTGAGTATAGCTATTCTCATAGGTCACTGGTTTGATTTCTACTTAATGATTATGCCTGCAACTATGCGGGGCAATAATGGGTTTATCATTGAAATAGGTACAGCGTTAGTGTTCTTAGGTAGCTTCTTGCTATTACTTACTAAGCGGCTGTCACAGGCTTCACTGGTTCCCGTCAATCATCCCTTCCTCGACGAGAGCATCCATCACACGACTTAAATTTTAGAAGCTGGAAATTATAGGCAGAAAGAGTTAGTTCTTATGATGCCTATAATTTTCAGCTGCTAGCTTCTAACTTCTTCACAAATGATTGCTCTTGGTATTCTACTGGTTTTGGTGTTGCTACTGGTCGTGTTTGGCCTGTTGTTCCGCCTCCAGATTCTGACATCCATTTTTTCGGGTAGCTCCAATCGTGAAATTGGCGCTAGTAACCGTGTCAATGCGATTCTGTTCTTAGTATTTCTAGTTGTTGGCGGTGCCGCCTTTGCGTGGTCTTTTGCAGACAGCTTCGATGATATGAATCCGCCTATTGCCTCTGTGCACGGGCACGCTTTAGAGCGGATGTTCTGGACGACAATGGTTATTTTGGGAATTGCCTTCGTGCTAACTCAAGTGTTGTTGTTTGTATACTCGTACAAGTATCAGTATCGTGAAGGTCGTCGGGCTTTCTTTTTTGCGCACAACAACAAGATTGAGATCATCTGGACGCTGATTCCTGCCGTTGTAATGGCTGCTTTGGTATTCGCTGGTTGGAAAGAATGGACACGTATTACGGGCCCTGCACCTAAAGATGCAGTAGTTATCGAAGTAATGGGCAAGCAGTTTGGCTGGCTAGCTCGCTATCCTGGTCGTGACCAAAAACTCGGGGTAGTAAATTATCGGCTGATTGACGCTTCTAACGATTTCGGCCTTGATCTGAATGACGAAAGCTCACTGGACGATATTACATTCTCATCGGGTGCTCTTCATATCCCTAAGGGCCATCCCATTATGTTCAAGATTCGTTCGCGCGACGTTTTACATGCAGTATATATGCCTCATTTCCGAGTGCAGATGTATGCTGTGCCGGGTATGCCTACCAAGTTTTGGTTTACACCTACTCTAACAACTGAGGAAATGCGAGCTAAGACAGGTAATCCTAAGTTTACCTATGAAATTGCTTGCAACCAGATATGCGGTCGGGGGCATTTTGCCATGCGAATGGAGGTAATTGTAGAGGAACCAGAAGACTACATTGCTTGGTTGTCACAGCAGAAGTCTTTCTCATCGCAAAATCCTGAGCTTATGGCTAACTTGAAAAAGAAAGCACAAAGTCAGAAAACGGTTGGAGCAACTGCTCCGGTAGGCCCCGCAGCTACAGCTGCGGTACAGTCGGCTACTCCAGCTTCGTTGTAACTAATTTTTAACGCACGCTTCTTTATGGCTGCTAATATTCCTACAAACGCACAGGCGCAAGGCGGCATCGGCGTTTCGGTCCCCCATACCGAACACGATGAGCATCTGCACCATGATGAGCACCACGAGCAAAGCTTTGTTTCGAAGTACATTTTTAGTACGGACCATAAAGTAATTGCAAAGCAGTTTCTCATTACAGGTATTTTCTGGGCTATCTTAGGCGGTACGCTGTCTAGTTTGTTCCGTCTGCAACTTGGTTGGCCAGAGGCTACTCTAGAGTGGCTAACTCCTGTATTAGGCAAGTGGATAGAAGCTGGTAAGCTGAATCCAGAGTTTTACTTGGCTCTGGTGACAATGCACGGCACTATTATGGTGTTTTTTGTGCTAACAGCAGGCTTGAGCGGTACATTCTCAAACTTCTTGATACCGCTACAGATAGGTGCCCGTGACATGGCTTCGGGCTTTATGAACATGCTCTCATACTGGTTCTTCTTTATTTCCAGTGTGGTTATGTTCTCATCATTGTTCATCGAAACGGGACCGGCTGCAGCGGGTTGGACAATTTATCCTCCCCTAAGTGCGCTACCGCAAGCTATTCCAGGCTCTGGTGCTGGTATGACATTGTGGCTGGTATCGATGGCATTATTCATTGTATCGCAGTTATTGGGTGGTGTTAACTATATCACTACTATCATTAACCTGCGTACCCGTGGTATGTCAATGTCAAAGCTGCCGTTGACTATCTGGTCGTTCTTCCTGACGGCTGTGCTAGGTTTGCTAGCTTTCCCTGTACTTTTCTCGGCTGCACTACTACTAATATTTGACCGTTCGTTCGGTACTAGCTTCTTCCTGTCGGATATTTACATTGCTGGTCAAGCATTGCCTAATACCGGTGGTAGCCCAATTCTGTTCCAGCATTTATTCTGGTTCTTAGGTCACCCAGAGGTATATATTGTAATTATGCCGGCTATGGGTATGGTATCAGAGATTATGGCTACCAATGCCCGTAAACCCATTTTTGGCTATCGTGCCATGATTGGTTCGCTACTTGGTATTTCATTGCTATCATTTGTCGTGTGGGCTCACCATATGTTCGTGACAGGAATGAACCCATTTCTGGGCTCAGTATTCATGTTCTTGACCCTGATTATTGCAGTGCCTTCTGCAGTAAAGACATTTAACTGGCTCGCTACCTTATGGCGGGGTAACATTCGCTTCACTACAGCGATGTTGTTCTCTATTGGCTTTGTGTCGCTTTTCGTATCAGGTGGTCTGACAGGTATTATTCTAGGTAATGCTGCTTTGGATATACAAATGCACAATACCTACTTCGTGGTAGCTCACTTCCACTTAGTAATGGGTAGCTCGGCATTCTTTGGACTGTTTGCTGGTGTATACCACTGGTTTCCCAAGATGTTTGGTCGTATGATGGATGAGAAGTTGGGATACATTCACTTCTGGTTGACTTTCTTGGGGGTTTACTTAGTATTCCTACCCATGCACTATGTAGGCATTGCCGGTTTCCCTCGTCGATATTATTCTTGGACTGGTTTCGATGCATTCAGCCAGTTTGCTGATTTGAACAAGTTCATTTCAGTAGCAGCTATCCTCGCCTTCTTCGCGCAGTTCGTATTCATCTTCAACTTCTTCTACAGTATATTCCGTGGTCGTCGGGCTACGGAGAATCCTTGGCAGTCGAATACATTGGAATGGACTACGCCGGTTCTTCCGGGCCACGGCAACTGGCCAGGGGCTATTCCAGCAGTGTATCGTTGGCCTTACGACTACAGCAAGCCAGGTGCAGAGACGGACTTCATTCCGCAAAACGTACCGTTCTCGCAAACACAGTCGTCTAATATGCCTTACGAGCGAGAAATGGCCGATTAGTTTTTGCCTAAATACACGAAAAAGGGCCTCTGTATCCACGGTGGCCCTTTTTCGTGTATTTAAGCGATATTAAAACTAAGTTTTTGCTTAATTTTTTGAAGCCATACACTCGTGTAATGGGTTACACGAGTAAGAATATATTTCACCTATGTACGCACCTGCTTTTGTTCGCCGGTTTCGTTTTTTTGGTGTGCTCACGGTTGTATCGGTTTACTTGTTAATACTGGTAGGAGGTATCGTACGTAGCACAGGATCCGGAATGGGTTGCCCTGATTGGCCGAAATGCTTTGGTACTTGGATACCACCCACTGATAGCAGCCAACTTCCGGCTGATTATAAAGAAGTGTATACAGCACAGCGGGTAGCTAAAAATAAACGGCTAGCACTTACTTTAGAGAGGTTTGGCTTTCGACAAGTAGCCAGCAATATTTTTGCGCATCCGACACAATACATAGAAACAGACTTCAATCCGGTGAAAACCTGGATTGAGTATGTGAACCGTTTAGTAGGTGCTCTGATTGGGGTATTTGTGTTCGTAACGGTTGTACTAGCTTTTCCCTACTGGCGTCGCGACCGAGTGGTGTTTTGGCTGGCATTCTTAGCATTCGTTCTTACTGGCGTGCAAGGTTGGTTAGGTTCTTTGGTGGTTTCCACCAATCTATTACCTATCATGATAACTGTACATATGGGGCTTGCACTGATTATAGTTGCCATATTGATTTATGCAGTCGAACGTTCGCAGCGGGATGTAGTAAAAGCTGAGAATACCGCAGCAACTGTGTCAGGAGGAATGTCTGTCTGGCTTTGGTTAATGGTGTTACTTACATTCGGCCAAATAGTGTTGGGCACGCAAGTGAGAGAGCAAGTGGATTTAGTAGCTACGGCTAATAGCTACATGCAACGTCACACTTGGATTGAGCAGTTAGGGGACGTTTTCGCAGTGCACCGTACATTTTCAGCAGTGCTACTGCTGCTGAACGCTTACGTAGTATACAAGCTGTACCGGCAGCCTAATCAGCGTTTACATCGTTTAGCTACGATAGTCATTGGTGTAATTATCGTAGAAATTCTGGCTGGTGTTACATTGTCTTATTTTAGTATACCAGCTGCAGTGCAGCCTGTACATCTTTTATTAGGCACGTTGCTGTTCGGTTCGCAGTTTATCCTACTGCTGGCTTACCGGCATGTGCGTAAAGCAATGAAGGAAGCCACGTTTCCGCGGGTTGTTGCGTAACTTTGGGTTCGCGTTTGGTCGGATTCAAAGGCCAATCATTAGTTCAACCTCTCGGATGTATAAAGCCAGAGCTTTTTTTCAGCTACTCAAGTTTCGTTTGGCCCTGACAGTGGCCTTCTCTAGTGCCATTGGATACTTGTTGGGCGCTCGTGAGCTTGACTTAGGTAGGGCACTTTTAGTGTTAGTGGGTGGCCTATTAGTGACGGGCTCAGCCAATACCATCAACCAGATTTTCGAGAAGGACCTCGATAAGTTGATGAAACGTACTGCTAAGCGGCCAATCCCTACTGGAGTGATAAGCGTTAAGGAGGGTTGGGTGTTTGTTTTTGTAACGGGCTTTTTGGGGTTAGGAATCTTAGCATACCTCTTCAACCCCCTGACGGCAGCACTTTCGTTACTGTCGCTAATTTTATACGGGTTTATCTATACGCCTCTTAAAACGATTTCGCCAGTGTGTGTAGCTGTTGGGGCTATACCAGGTGGAATGCCCCCCATGATTGGGTGGGTGGCGGCTACTGGCGTATTAGGGGTAGAAGCCTGGATTCTATTTGGTATTCAGTTTATGTGGCAGTTCCCACACTTTTGGGCTATTGCTTGGGTATTAGATGACGATTATAAAAAAGCTGGTTTCAAAATGCTGCCTACCCCTGGTGGAAAAGATTTGCGCACAGCTATTCAGATTATGACCTATACGATGGTGCTGATTCCCTTAAGTTTGCTGCCCACCGTTTTCCATATGACGGGTACTACTTACGGAATAATTGCGGTAGTATGCGGAGTTTTATTCCTAGGACAAACGTTCTATCTCATGCGCACCTGCTCCAAAAAAGCAGCTATGAGCATCATGTTTGGTTCTTTTCTCTATCTACCCATTGTGCAGATCGCGCTGGTCTTCGACAAACTGTAACTTACTCCTCATATGCATACTTCCGAAGTTTTAACCGCTAAAGAACCTGGTACTGGTCAACACCCGTACCGTTTGCAACTGATTTTGTTGATGATCAGTAGCTCTATGATTTTTGCAGCCTATACCAGCGCATACATTGTGCGGCGCGACGAAGGCAACTGGCTGGAGTTTGCTTTACCTATGGCGTTGGCTATCAATAGCGCTATTATTTTAGTAAGCTCCGGTACCATGCAGTGGGCCTATATGGCTGCTCGGCGCAACAGCATCAAACAAGTACGTATTGCTCTGATACTAACCTTTGTACTAGGATTGGCTTTCTTGGTAGGGCAGTGGAACGTGTGGGGAGATTTAGTTGCTAGCCGAATTTTCTTTGGTGGCACCGACGCCAATCCTTCTGGTTCGTTCGTATACGTGCTCATGGGCGTACACGCCTTCCACCTTGTTACTGGCCTAATTTTCTTATGGATTGTGCTCCGCAAAAGTTTGCGCTATGAAGTGCATTCCAAACAAATGCTTTCGATAGGTAATGCGACTATCTACTGGCACTTCCTCGGTGGGCTTTGGTTGTACCTGTATTTGTTCCTACTTTTGAACCACTAGTATTGTCTTACCCCGCATAGTATGTCCACTTCTTCCTCAACGCTGGCCCCCACGACGAATTCGGTCGAACTCGAACAGCCACGTTCCGGCACCTGGGACGGCGGTAACGAACCCTTTAAAGCGAGCTACGGCAAGCTGATGATGTGGTTCTTCCTGCTGTCGGATGCTTTCACGTTCGCGGCCTTTTTGACCACTTATGGCATGATTCGCCACCGCAACCCGGTGTACGTAGGTGATGTCAAGGATTTTGAATTCTCAACGGCTTACTGGCCTATTCCCGAGAAGGTATTCAATGCCTTTCCTGGTTTCCACGGGCAGGATCTGCCTTTGGCCTTCGTGGCGTTGATGACCATGATTCTCATCTTTAGCTCCGTTACGATGGTATTGGCTGTAGAAGCGGGCCACCGTATGGATAAGAATGACGTGCAGAAGTGGTTGCTGTGGACCATTTTGTTCGGAGCTACTTTCTTGGGCTCTCAAGCATGGGAGTGGAGCCACTTTATTAGCGGCCACGAAGAAGGTACTTTGATGAGTGATGGAACCATCTTCCATGGTGCAAACCTGACGATGAATCAATATGGTCCTGTATTGTTTGGCGACTTGTTCTTCTTTATAACTGGTTTCCACGGCACACACGTATTTTCAGGTGTCTGCTTACTGGTATGGGCCTTTATTGCTACTACCAATGGCACTTTTGAGAAGCGTGGCCACTATGAGATGGTAGAGAAAATAGGCCTTTACTGGCACTTTGTGGACTTGGTATGGGTGTTTGTTTTCACCTTCTTCTACCTCGTTTAACCATAGAAGCAGATGGCTGGTCACTCATTGTTAGATTGAGGTGATCAGCCATCCACTTGTTTAATCATTCAATCATTCAGTTATAATGGCACATCACGTCGAAGTTCAGCATAACGAGCTGCGGGAAATTCCGAAGCCCAATACCGGCTGGATCTGGAAAACCTTCTGGGTATTGGTAGGCATCACAGCCGTGGAATTTGTTATTGCTTTCACCATGGAGGCAAGCACCCTGCGCAATAGCATTTACATTGTGCTGACCATTTTCAAAGCTTTCTTTATTGTAGCTGAATTCATGCACTTAAAGCATGAAACCAAAGGGCTTATCTGGAGCATCCTGATTCCAACTGCTTTGCTCATCTGGCTACTGGTAGCTTTAGTGACGGAGGGTTCTTACGCTGGCGAACTGCTTCAGCATACTTTCGGAAACTAATTTATGCGGCCCCGGCAAACCCTGTTGTTGGGCCTCATGCTGCTTGTGCCCGTTTTAGCTTTTTTATTTTTAAAAAGCTTCGGCACTAATCATTACGCGCTGCCAATTTTCTTTCCCGAACGTGTTGACTCAACACAAGTAGGTGGAAAGTGGCAGCGCGATACTGTTTATCACCATCTCAGTAGCTTTGGACTAACAGGGCAAACCGGACATGCCATAGATCTAGCAGGAATAACAGATCGTGGTTTATATGTGGCCAGTTTTTTATGTGCCAATTGCCCTGGGGCTTCGCCAGAGCCCATTGCGCAGCTAGCTCGTGTGCAGGAACTGTACCGTCAAGACCCTCAGGTGAAACTAGTGACGTACATAACAGCTGGCCTCACACCAGAGAAAGCAGCCGAGCAGTATGGTGCTATTGCGGGCAAGTGGTGGTTTCTGGCCGGTGATACTACAGCTGTGCAGCGTGTAGCCGAAGATTATCATCTGTCGCTTGTTGATAACAGCACTATTCAAACGTCGAACTTGTTTCTAATAGACCGCGACCAGCACGTGCGCGGCATTTACGACGGTACCAAGCACAAAGAGATTGATCGGCTATTGACCGAAATAGGCGTTCTATTGTACATCTATGAGCACGACGACGCAGGCCGCTAACCCTGGCGGTAACACAAAATACAAGATATTGGCGGGTGTACTGGGCGCAGTAATACCGCTAGCAGTAGCCGTTCTGTATTTCTTTCCGGGAATTCTGAAGGTAGAAGGTGTCAACGTGAAGATGCTGCCAGCTGTAAATGCCGGGTTGAACTCCTTGACGGCTGTTTTTCTGGTGCTCGGATATTATTTCATTCGTCGCAAGGACGTAGTGCGCCACCGTGCCATGATGGGCGCGGCTTTTCTGCTAGGTGCGTTGTTTTTGGTATCTTACGTAGCCTATCACTCACAGGGCATTGTCACAAAGTTCGGTGGGGTAGGCGCTATCCGGGGCGTGTATTACTTTCTGCTGCTGACGCATATTGTGCTGGCCGCTGTAACGGTTGCTTTGGTGTTGTTTACACTGTATTATGCCTTGACTGAACAGTTCGCCAAGCATCGGCGTATCGCCCGTTGGACCTTCCCCATCTGGCTGTATGTATCTGTCACGGGGGTGATTGTGTATTTCATGATTGCACCGTACTACGTTTAGCGTTTTGATAGTGTAAAACAAGTAGTCAAGTTGAAACTTAACACCAGTCTAGGTGTTCAAACTGTATGAAAAAGGCTTTCACTTCCAGTGTATTTCTACTACTGCTGAGCACACTACTAAGCGTGCTTCCATTGGCTACGCAAGCGCAATGCGTATTATGTAAATCACAGGTAGAGGCGTCGCGTACAGAAAAGGATGGTTACGACGTGACAGGTTTGAACAAAGGCATTGTGTACCTGATGACAGTTCCCTACCTCCTGATGGGTACGGTAGGCTACTTCTGGTATCGCAACGTACAGAAGAAAAAAGTTGCGCAACAGTAAGGCAGTTGTATTCTTCATACAGCAATTGCATTAAGTCGTGAATGCCGCCAAATGGCGGCATTTTTGTTAGTTTCCGGGTAGGTTTGCGCTGTGGTGCCTAGTGTCTGTTAGCCTTCTGCCTTGTTGAAATCGAATCGTTTCTTTCCGTTGTTTTTGCTGCTGGCAGCCGTTTTGTGCTTCGCCGGGGCCTACGTCAGCAATCAGTACGCGCAACGTTCGGGCTCTTTGTTCCGAGCTGATGCCTTGCGTTTGCAAAACCTGCTGACGGAAGCTGAGCTTACGGCCCGCTACGAAGCCGAAACAGTGGTAAGCAGTCTGCGGCAGTATAAGCCAACGTTTGGGGAGCTGGTAAGCAGTACTACCTACCCTTGTTTTGTATACGAGGGCGAGGAATTGGTAAGCTGGTCAGATCATACACTGGAACCCGATCAGGCGCTGGTAGACGAGCAGTTTCGGGAGAAGATGGTAGAAATGCGTTTTGGGCATTATCTGGTGCTTCGCCAAGTGCTCGGACCGTATACAGTCATCACCTATGTGCCCCTGGAGCAGCACTACGGTA from Hymenobacter aerilatus harbors:
- a CDS encoding quinol:cytochrome C oxidoreductase, with the translated sequence MATLTHHESATAEHLELSSNTRKKFIWLILAGIVLFIVGVALAFFGGSEHAAGHEAASHASAHHGSPIWIKRILISVWHSNIFFLGLSVVGTVWVAINTVAYAGWSIAIRRVPEATSAWILPGGVILIVVFLLNLWHSDIFHWTTPGIMTPGSESYDKIIAGKSGFLSVPFYLIRTVSYLVIWWVFTERLRKLSLEEDLNGGTYYFHQSIKTAALFLVLFAVTESMSAWDWVMSIDTHWYSTMFGWYVFASWWVSGIAAITLCTIFLKQAGYLRFVNSSHLHDLGKFMFGFSIFWTYVWFSQFMLIWYANIPEESVYFNQRLGGFDNAYTGLFFFNLIINFAFPFLVLMTRDAKRQMIMLKIVSIAILIGHWFDFYLMIMPATMRGNNGFIIEIGTALVFLGSFLLLLTKRLSQASLVPVNHPFLDESIHHTT
- a CDS encoding COX15/CtaA family protein; amino-acid sequence: MYAPAFVRRFRFFGVLTVVSVYLLILVGGIVRSTGSGMGCPDWPKCFGTWIPPTDSSQLPADYKEVYTAQRVAKNKRLALTLERFGFRQVASNIFAHPTQYIETDFNPVKTWIEYVNRLVGALIGVFVFVTVVLAFPYWRRDRVVFWLAFLAFVLTGVQGWLGSLVVSTNLLPIMITVHMGLALIIVAILIYAVERSQRDVVKAENTAATVSGGMSVWLWLMVLLTFGQIVLGTQVREQVDLVATANSYMQRHTWIEQLGDVFAVHRTFSAVLLLLNAYVVYKLYRQPNQRLHRLATIVIGVIIVEILAGVTLSYFSIPAAVQPVHLLLGTLLFGSQFILLLAYRHVRKAMKEATFPRVVA
- a CDS encoding DUF420 domain-containing protein, producing the protein MSTTTQAANPGGNTKYKILAGVLGAVIPLAVAVLYFFPGILKVEGVNVKMLPAVNAGLNSLTAVFLVLGYYFIRRKDVVRHRAMMGAAFLLGALFLVSYVAYHSQGIVTKFGGVGAIRGVYYFLLLTHIVLAAVTVALVLFTLYYALTEQFAKHRRIARWTFPIWLYVSVTGVIVYFMIAPYYV
- a CDS encoding cytochrome c oxidase subunit 3, with the translated sequence MHTSEVLTAKEPGTGQHPYRLQLILLMISSSMIFAAYTSAYIVRRDEGNWLEFALPMALAINSAIILVSSGTMQWAYMAARRNSIKQVRIALILTFVLGLAFLVGQWNVWGDLVASRIFFGGTDANPSGSFVYVLMGVHAFHLVTGLIFLWIVLRKSLRYEVHSKQMLSIGNATIYWHFLGGLWLYLYLFLLLNH
- the cyoE gene encoding heme o synthase, with product MYKARAFFQLLKFRLALTVAFSSAIGYLLGARELDLGRALLVLVGGLLVTGSANTINQIFEKDLDKLMKRTAKRPIPTGVISVKEGWVFVFVTGFLGLGILAYLFNPLTAALSLLSLILYGFIYTPLKTISPVCVAVGAIPGGMPPMIGWVAATGVLGVEAWILFGIQFMWQFPHFWAIAWVLDDDYKKAGFKMLPTPGGKDLRTAIQIMTYTMVLIPLSLLPTVFHMTGTTYGIIAVVCGVLFLGQTFYLMRTCSKKAAMSIMFGSFLYLPIVQIALVFDKL
- a CDS encoding cytochrome C oxidase subunit IV family protein, with amino-acid sequence MAHHVEVQHNELREIPKPNTGWIWKTFWVLVGITAVEFVIAFTMEASTLRNSIYIVLTIFKAFFIVAEFMHLKHETKGLIWSILIPTALLIWLLVALVTEGSYAGELLQHTFGN
- a CDS encoding cytochrome c oxidase subunit 3; amino-acid sequence: MSTSSSTLAPTTNSVELEQPRSGTWDGGNEPFKASYGKLMMWFFLLSDAFTFAAFLTTYGMIRHRNPVYVGDVKDFEFSTAYWPIPEKVFNAFPGFHGQDLPLAFVALMTMILIFSSVTMVLAVEAGHRMDKNDVQKWLLWTILFGATFLGSQAWEWSHFISGHEEGTLMSDGTIFHGANLTMNQYGPVLFGDLFFFITGFHGTHVFSGVCLLVWAFIATTNGTFEKRGHYEMVEKIGLYWHFVDLVWVFVFTFFYLV
- a CDS encoding c-type cytochrome, translated to MAQSLKTNLQASLMVVGAICTTACHDANDTGIEYAPEMYESIPYEPLRQITANTINPMGINQRTPPVGTVPLGKLDYYDHIPKDSVEQASRRMKNPLPYTQENLLEGQTLYARNCQHCHGEQGDGQGPVGQKFKGVPNYSAGAYKTMNDGHIYHVIEWGKGRMMPHGSQVNPEERWKISMYVRALQLGEGSEGLAKMVKVGPTSTTADSTETSDSSTQAPVGEAQAGTGSATPGQGNTKATNGTAN
- a CDS encoding cytochrome c oxidase subunit I; this encodes MAANIPTNAQAQGGIGVSVPHTEHDEHLHHDEHHEQSFVSKYIFSTDHKVIAKQFLITGIFWAILGGTLSSLFRLQLGWPEATLEWLTPVLGKWIEAGKLNPEFYLALVTMHGTIMVFFVLTAGLSGTFSNFLIPLQIGARDMASGFMNMLSYWFFFISSVVMFSSLFIETGPAAAGWTIYPPLSALPQAIPGSGAGMTLWLVSMALFIVSQLLGGVNYITTIINLRTRGMSMSKLPLTIWSFFLTAVLGLLAFPVLFSAALLLIFDRSFGTSFFLSDIYIAGQALPNTGGSPILFQHLFWFLGHPEVYIVIMPAMGMVSEIMATNARKPIFGYRAMIGSLLGISLLSFVVWAHHMFVTGMNPFLGSVFMFLTLIIAVPSAVKTFNWLATLWRGNIRFTTAMLFSIGFVSLFVSGGLTGIILGNAALDIQMHNTYFVVAHFHLVMGSSAFFGLFAGVYHWFPKMFGRMMDEKLGYIHFWLTFLGVYLVFLPMHYVGIAGFPRRYYSWTGFDAFSQFADLNKFISVAAILAFFAQFVFIFNFFYSIFRGRRATENPWQSNTLEWTTPVLPGHGNWPGAIPAVYRWPYDYSKPGAETDFIPQNVPFSQTQSSNMPYEREMAD
- a CDS encoding cytochrome c oxidase subunit II — translated: MIALGILLVLVLLLVVFGLLFRLQILTSIFSGSSNREIGASNRVNAILFLVFLVVGGAAFAWSFADSFDDMNPPIASVHGHALERMFWTTMVILGIAFVLTQVLLFVYSYKYQYREGRRAFFFAHNNKIEIIWTLIPAVVMAALVFAGWKEWTRITGPAPKDAVVIEVMGKQFGWLARYPGRDQKLGVVNYRLIDASNDFGLDLNDESSLDDITFSSGALHIPKGHPIMFKIRSRDVLHAVYMPHFRVQMYAVPGMPTKFWFTPTLTTEEMRAKTGNPKFTYEIACNQICGRGHFAMRMEVIVEEPEDYIAWLSQQKSFSSQNPELMANLKKKAQSQKTVGATAPVGPAATAAVQSATPASL
- a CDS encoding SCO family protein, whose amino-acid sequence is MASFLCANCPGASPEPIAQLARVQELYRQDPQVKLVTYITAGLTPEKAAEQYGAIAGKWWFLAGDTTAVQRVAEDYHLSLVDNSTIQTSNLFLIDRDQHVRGIYDGTKHKEIDRLLTEIGVLLYIYEHDDAGR